A segment of the Synechococcus sp. MEDNS5 genome:
CTTGGGATGGCGGGTGACCAACGATCTCTGGAGCAACAGGCAACGGCTTAAGCGCCGGAACCTGAGTCTTCACACCAGGCTCGTGCTCCGCACATCAGCACTCCTGATCCTGATCGGCATGGTCGGACTGACGCTGACTGAATCCCTCTCCAAAGGCCACATCCTCACCACCATGGGCTGGCAGGAGAGAGTGATGAGTACCTTGTTCGGCTCAGTGAGTGCGCGCACAGCAGGTTTCACCACAGTGCCTCTGTCGATCCAGAGCATTTCGGATTCAGGCCTGCTGCTCCTGATGACGCTGATGTTCATCGGCGCCAGTCCCGGAGGGACTGGCGGGGGCATCAAAACCACCACGGTGGCTGCATTGATGGCCACCACCCGCTCCACCCTTCGCGGCCACGATGATGTTGTGATCCGTCATCGCCAGATTCCCGACAAGGTGGTGCTGAGGGCCGTGAGCATCACGGTGGCCTCCCTGCTGTTCGTGCTGATGATGGCCTTGCTGCTCGCTCTGATCAGTGACCCCACGGGCGAAGATCCGCTGTCGTTTTTGGAACTGATGTTCACCTGCATCTCTGCCTTCGCCACGGTGGGCCTCGATCTCGGCGTGACCGAACAACTCGGTCACCTTGGGCAGCTGATCTTGGTGGTGGGTATGTTCGTAGGTCGGCTCGGCATCCTGCTGTTGCTCAGCGCCATCTGGGAAAGCTTCGAGCGCGACCAGATCCAACGCCAGAATCGTGTTGGTTATCCCCGTGAGGATCTGTATGTCTGACCGAGGTTCCTTGGAGAGGCTGTCATGAGGGACTGGTGGAATTGGTCGCAGTCCACCGAAAGCGATCCACAGAGCTTCGGGATTGTCGGCGTCGGGCGTTTCGGGAGCGCGGTCTGTCGTCAGCTGATGCAGAACGGCGCTGAAGTGCTGGCCGTCGATCGCTCCTCCAAGGCGATTGAGGAACTGCGCCAGCTCGAACCCTCCATCGAAGCGCGGGTGGTGGATTGCACCGATGAGGAGTCACTGCGTGAAGCAGGCATCCTCGATATGGACATCGTGGTGGTAGCCATCAGTGAACCGATCGAAGCCAGCATCACGGCCACTCTGATCGCGAAGGACAG
Coding sequences within it:
- a CDS encoding TrkH family potassium uptake protein, with the translated sequence MPLPKAIHRTQAWYRRLSVAQFTVVTGLLVITTGTFLLASPVCSATNVGLWEALFTATSAVTVTGLTVIDVGRDLTPFGQGVLAFMILVGGLGLMAITTFLQGFVVRGASLRRRLDRGQTLDQFGVGGIGSTFRSIALTAAVLILIGAVVLYTFGFSDLPAGGSRAWASLFHSISAYNNAGFGLWNDSLEGYRTNRAVNAVIMLLIVLGGLGWRVTNDLWSNRQRLKRRNLSLHTRLVLRTSALLILIGMVGLTLTESLSKGHILTTMGWQERVMSTLFGSVSARTAGFTTVPLSIQSISDSGLLLLMTLMFIGASPGGTGGGIKTTTVAALMATTRSTLRGHDDVVIRHRQIPDKVVLRAVSITVASLLFVLMMALLLALISDPTGEDPLSFLELMFTCISAFATVGLDLGVTEQLGHLGQLILVVGMFVGRLGILLLLSAIWESFERDQIQRQNRVGYPREDLYV